A portion of the Bombus terrestris chromosome 3, iyBomTerr1.2, whole genome shotgun sequence genome contains these proteins:
- the LOC100643112 gene encoding neuropathy target esterase sws isoform X4, with the protein MPTMEVVELFNKCNESLGSYLFSRWIGQLIAEYQISRTLFIIIISILVILLIASIIILRKWKNKEFLPEVKEFVGVGTGKPRFRKRDKVLFYGRKMLRKVKSISGQVHATGQGKKRKAVMRFARRLLQLKKETAPQQLKVLEPPAEYLEEDLGPGEKVPPDALYMLQSIRVFGHFEKPVFLKLCKHTEIMNLPAGSTLFKIGDPDENLFIVQQGLVNVYITGSDGSQISLKLVKTGESVTSLLSFTDVLTGHTSTYKTVSARTVEDSIVVKLPMSAFQEVFQDHPDAFVRVIQVIMVRLQRVTFTALHQYLGLSAELVNQGPHKKKQSPFSGSPVRSRTKETFSTQNIENQSNTTATVSSENDKNEVFHRDISTSSHQSVPIVISRRPKTNLDWKNQNLSPQSGQNTADMVPECDSHWANSSPITSQQVSQPDVIHTGNSHPSKKRSTTTEPIQQQLDEAQLVQMATEAFVRELGLEDDSILKDGKVQIREVPAGTYLMKEESHKDVALVYVVSGSLIISQRVSEGRDIGQEVHMFSAHQGEIVGGLAVLTGEPSFYTIRAKHSSRIALLSKPTFFAIMREQPTVVLHVAHSVVRRLSPFVRQVDFALDWLFLESGRAVYRQGDESDSTFIVLSGRLRSVITYMNGKKELVAEYGKGDLVGIVEMVTQTPRSTTVMAVRDSELAKLPEGLFNVIKLRYPIVVTRLINLLGHRILGTWQQAHTKNGSSDTQRAAATVDARPAQVNFSTVAIVPVSDDVPLTAFTYELYHSLCAIGPCLRLTSDVVRKTLGSTIMEPANEYRLTSWLAQQEDQHRISLYQCDPTYTLWTQRCVRQADCILIVGLGDKPPSIGRTEREVERLVMRTQKELVLLHKEQSGQRPTNTVQWLNMRSWVSSHHHIQCPKRMFTRRSQYRINELYSKVLMSEPNIHSDFSRLARWLTGTSVGLVLGGGGARGAAHVGMLKAVIEAGIPIDMVGGVSIGAFMGALWCMEKNITTTTQKAREWSKKMTQWWRQIMDLTYPVTSMFSGKDFNSTIQTTFGDTYIEDLWLPYFTITTDITDSCMRTHTHADEMLRQGAHHILAIDVGSQDDTDLTNYGDSLSGWWLLWKRWNPFATPVKVPNLPDIQSRLAYVSCVRQLEEVKNSDYCEYIRPPIDKYKTLQFANFDEIKDVGYQHGKTYFEVQLKAGVLPRFNADRENARALRAKHQAANQQTVSSYTFTDLAQMVCKVSRGSIYVDLEIDSDTDELEEYEADLEEDAQEVGYASEPTAGILDQSPDENRLRRRTGVSLSLSDTEAESELDYHTKIF; encoded by the exons ATGCCCACTATGGAG gtGGTAGAACTATTCAATAAATGTAATGAAAGTCTAGgttcttatttattttcaagATGGATTGGCCAGTTAATTGCGGAATACCAAATATCAAGAACTCTGTTTATAATCATAATATCGATTCTTGTGATTTTATTGATTGCATCTATAATTATTCTTCGAAAATGGAAAAACAAAGAATTCCTCCCAGAAGTGAAAGAATTTGTTGGGGTAGGTACAGGCAAGCCCAGATTCAGAAAAAGAGACAAGGTACTCTTTTATGGAAGAAAAATGTTGCGCAAAGTGAAATCCATCAGTGGACAAGTACATGCAACTGgacaaggaaagaaaagaaaggctGTTATGAGATTTGCACGAAGACTTTTGCAACTTAAAAAAGAGACAGCGCCACAACAACTAAaa gtTTTAGAACCACCTGCTGAATATTTAGAAGAAGATTTAGGTCCTGGAGAGAAAGTACCACCTGATGCTTTATATATGTTACAAAGTATCAGAGTATTCGGTCATTTTGAAAAACCAGTATTTCTTAAATTATGCAAGCATACAGAAATTATGAATTTACCAGCTGGGAGCactttatttaaaattggaGATCcagatgaaaatttatttatcgtacaGCAAGGCTTAGTTAATGTTTATATCACAGGATCTGATGGTTCTCAAATATCACTAAAGCTAGTGAAAACTGGAGAATCAGTAACTAGTCTTCTTAGCTTCACAGATGTACTTACTGGGCATACAAGTACCTATAAAACAGTATCAGCCAGAACTGTGGAGGATTCTATTGTAGTCAAGTTACCAATGAGTGCATTTCAAGAG GTTTTTCAAGATCATCCTGATGCATTTGTTCGAGTTATCCAGGTCATTATGGTCCGTCTTCAAAGAGTCACTTTCACTGCTTTACATCAATATCTTGGATTATCTGCAGAATTAGTTAATCAAGGACCacacaaaaagaaacaaagcccATTTTCAGGATCTCCAGTTAGATCAAGAACTAAAGAAACATTTTCTAcccaaaatatagaaaatcaATCCAATACAACTGCAACTGTCTCatcagaaaatgataaaaatgaagtGTTTCATCGCGACATTTCTACAAGTAGTCATCAAAGTGTACCTATAGTTATAAGTCGACG GCCAAAAACTAATCTTGATtggaaaaatcaaaatttaagtCCACAATCAGGTCAGAATACAGCAGATATGGTACCAGAATGTGATTCTCATTGGGCAAATTCTTCGCCTATAACTTCACAACAAGTATCACAACCAGATGTAATACACACGGGAAATTCACATCCAAGCAAAAAGAGGTCTACTACTACTGAACCAATACAACAACAACTCGATGAAGCACAGCTTGTGCAAATGGCTACGGAAGCATTTGTTCGGGAACTTGGCTTAGAAGATGATTCAATACTCAAAGATGGCAAAGTTCAAATCAGAGAAGTACCAGCTGGAACATACTTAATGAAGGAAGAATCTCATAAG GATGTTGCGCTTGTTTATGTTGTATCTGGTTCGTTAATAATCAGTCAACGCGTTTCAGAAGGTAGAGATATAGGTCAAGAAGTTCATATGTTTAGCGCTCATCAAGGCGAGATTGTTGGTGGTCTAGCTGTATTGACTGGAGAACCTTCTTTTTATACCATTAGAGCAAAGCATTCTAGTCGCATAGCACTTCTTAGTAAACCAACATTTTTCGCTATTATGCGAGAACAACCAACTGTTGTATTACATGTTGCTCATTCAGTTGTTCGAAGACTTAGTCCCTTCGTAAGACAG GTTGATTTTGCACTTGATTGGCTATTTCTTGAAAGTGGAAGAGCAGTGTATCGACAAGGAGATGAATCAGATTCAACATTTATTGTGTTAAGTGGTCGACTTCGGTCGGTAATCACATATATGAATGGGAAAAAAGAACTCGTTGCAGAATATGGAAAAGGCGATCTTGTTGGTATTGTAGAAATGGTTACACAAACACCACGATCAACAACAGTAATGGCAGTACGAGATTCTGAATTAGCAAAACTTCCGGAGGGactatttaatgttataaaactTCGTTATCCAATAGTAGTTACAAGACTTATAAATTTACTTGGACATCGTATACTTGGCACCTGGCAACAAGCGCACACAAAGAATGGCAGTAGTGATACAca aCGGGCCGCTGCAACAGTTGATGCAAGACCAGCTCAAGTAAATTTCTCAACTGTTGCAATAGTCCCGGTATCCGACGATGTCCCATTAACAGCATTTACGTATGAACTTTATCACTCGTTATGTGCAATTGGGCCATGTTTACGCCTTACATCTGATGTGGTTCGAAAA ACATTAGGTAGCACCATAATGGAACCTGCAAATGAATACCGTCTAACATCATGGCTTGCGCAGCAAGAGGATCAACACCGAATTTCTTTATACCAATGCGATCCAACGTACACATTGTGGACCCAACGATGTGTTCGACAAGCCGACTGTATTCTCATTGTAGGTTTAGGAGATAAACCTCCATCCATAGGCAGAACTGAACGTGAAGTCGAACGTTTAGTAATGAGAACGCAAAAAGAATTGGTACTTTTGCATAAAGAACAAAGTGGACAACGACCTACCAATACAGTGCAGTGGTTGAATATGAGATCTTGGGTTTCTAGTCATCATCACATTCAATGTCCTAAACGAATGTTTACAAGAAGATCTCAGTATAGAATT AATGAGCTGTATTCCAAAGTTCTGATGTCCGAGCCAAACATACATAGTGATTTCAGTAGGCTTGCTCGCTGGTTAACTGGAACTTCCGTTGGGCTTGTACTTGGAGGTGGAGGTGCTAGAGGTGCAGCCCATGTAGGGATGCTTAAAGCAGTTATCGAAGCCGGTATACCTATAGACATGGTTGGTGGAGTTAGTATTGGAGCGTTTATGGGTGCTTTATGGTGtatggaaaaaaatataacaacaaCGACCCAGAAAGCTCGTGAATGGTCTAAG AAAATGACACAATGGTGGAGACAAATAATGGATTTAACATATCCAGTAACATCCATGTTTTCTGGAAAGGACTTCAATAGCACAATTCAAACAACATTTGGTGATACGTACATAGAAGATTTATGGTTACCATATTTTACAATAACCACAGACATCACTGATTCTTGTATGCGCACTCATACACACG CTGACGAAATGTTGAGACAAGGAGCACATCATATTTTGGCCATTGACGTTGGATCACAAGATGATACGGATTTAACAAATTATGGAGATTCTTTATCCGGTTGGTGGTTATTGTGGAAACGATGGAATCCTTTCGCAACGCCTGTCAAAGTTCCGAATTTGCCCGACATACAATCGAGATTAGCATACGTGAGTTGTGTACGGCAATTGGAGGAAGTTAAAAACTCAGATTATTGCGAATATATTAGGCCAccaatagataaatataaaactcTTCAATTCGCTAATTTTGATGAGATTAAAGATGTCGGATATCAACATG GAAAAACTTATTTTGAAGTACAATTGAAAGCTGGGGTTTTACCACGTTTTAATGCAGATAGAGAAAATGCCCGTGCATTACGAGCAAAACACCAAGCGGCAAACCAGCAAACAGTATCTTCTTATACCTTCACAGACTTAGCTCAAATGGTGTGTAAAGTCTCCAGAGGAAGTATATATGTAGATTTGGAAATTGATTCTGATACCGATGAATTAGAGGAATACGAGGCAGATCTAGAAGAAGATGCACAAGAAGTAGGATATGCCTCTGAACCCACTGCTGGTATTCTAGATCAG AGTCCTGACGAAAATCGTCTGCGACGAAGAACTGGCGTTTCCTTAAGTTTGTCTGACACGGAAGCAGAATCAGAATTAGATTATCATACCAAAATATTTTAA
- the LOC100643112 gene encoding neuropathy target esterase sws isoform X1, with product MPTMEVVELFNKCNESLGSYLFSRWIGQLIAEYQISRTLFIIIISILVILLIASIIILRKWKNKEFLPEVKEFVGVGTGKPRFRKRDKVLFYGRKMLRKVKSISGQVHATGQGKKRKAVMRFARRLLQLKKETAPQQLKVLEPPAEYLEEDLGPGEKVPPDALYMLQSIRVFGHFEKPVFLKLCKHTEIMNLPAGSTLFKIGDPDENLFIVQQGLVNVYITGSDGSQISLKLVKTGESVTSLLSFTDVLTGHTSTYKTVSARTVEDSIVVKLPMSAFQEVFQDHPDAFVRVIQVIMVRLQRVTFTALHQYLGLSAELVNQGPHKKKQSPFSGSPVRSRTKETFSTQNIENQSNTTATVSSENDKNEVFHRDISTSSHQSVPIVISRRPKTNLDWKNQNLSPQSGQNTADMVPECDSHWANSSPITSQQVSQPDVIHTGNSHPSKKRSTTTEPIQQQLDEAQLVQMATEAFVRELGLEDDSILKDGKVQIREVPAGTYLMKEESHKDVALVYVVSGSLIISQRVSEGRDIGQEVHMFSAHQGEIVGGLAVLTGEPSFYTIRAKHSSRIALLSKPTFFAIMREQPTVVLHVAHSVVRRLSPFVRQVDFALDWLFLESGRAVYRQGDESDSTFIVLSGRLRSVITYMNGKKELVAEYGKGDLVGIVEMVTQTPRSTTVMAVRDSELAKLPEGLFNVIKLRYPIVVTRLINLLGHRILGTWQQAHTKNGSSDTQRAAATVDARPAQVNFSTVAIVPVSDDVPLTAFTYELYHSLCAIGPCLRLTSDVVRKTLGSTIMEPANEYRLTSWLAQQEDQHRISLYQCDPTYTLWTQRCVRQADCILIVGLGDKPPSIGRTEREVERLVMRTQKELVLLHKEQSGQRPTNTVQWLNMRSWVSSHHHIQCPKRMFTRRSQYRINELYSKVLMSEPNIHSDFSRLARWLTGTSVGLVLGGGGARGAAHVGMLKAVIEAGIPIDMVGGVSIGAFMGALWCMEKNITTTTQKAREWSKKMTQWWRQIMDLTYPVTSMFSGKDFNSTIQTTFGDTYIEDLWLPYFTITTDITDSCMRTHTHGSLWRYIRASMSLSGYMPPMCDPVDGHLLLDGGYVNNLPADEMLRQGAHHILAIDVGSQDDTDLTNYGDSLSGWWLLWKRWNPFATPVKVPNLPDIQSRLAYVSCVRQLEEVKNSDYCEYIRPPIDKYKTLQFANFDEIKDVGYQHGKTYFEVQLKAGVLPRFNADRENARALRAKHQAANQQTVSSYTFTDLAQMVCKVSRGSIYVDLEIDSDTDELEEYEADLEEDAQEVGYASEPTAGILDQSPDENRLRRRTGVSLSLSDTEAESELDYHTKIF from the exons ATGCCCACTATGGAG gtGGTAGAACTATTCAATAAATGTAATGAAAGTCTAGgttcttatttattttcaagATGGATTGGCCAGTTAATTGCGGAATACCAAATATCAAGAACTCTGTTTATAATCATAATATCGATTCTTGTGATTTTATTGATTGCATCTATAATTATTCTTCGAAAATGGAAAAACAAAGAATTCCTCCCAGAAGTGAAAGAATTTGTTGGGGTAGGTACAGGCAAGCCCAGATTCAGAAAAAGAGACAAGGTACTCTTTTATGGAAGAAAAATGTTGCGCAAAGTGAAATCCATCAGTGGACAAGTACATGCAACTGgacaaggaaagaaaagaaaggctGTTATGAGATTTGCACGAAGACTTTTGCAACTTAAAAAAGAGACAGCGCCACAACAACTAAaa gtTTTAGAACCACCTGCTGAATATTTAGAAGAAGATTTAGGTCCTGGAGAGAAAGTACCACCTGATGCTTTATATATGTTACAAAGTATCAGAGTATTCGGTCATTTTGAAAAACCAGTATTTCTTAAATTATGCAAGCATACAGAAATTATGAATTTACCAGCTGGGAGCactttatttaaaattggaGATCcagatgaaaatttatttatcgtacaGCAAGGCTTAGTTAATGTTTATATCACAGGATCTGATGGTTCTCAAATATCACTAAAGCTAGTGAAAACTGGAGAATCAGTAACTAGTCTTCTTAGCTTCACAGATGTACTTACTGGGCATACAAGTACCTATAAAACAGTATCAGCCAGAACTGTGGAGGATTCTATTGTAGTCAAGTTACCAATGAGTGCATTTCAAGAG GTTTTTCAAGATCATCCTGATGCATTTGTTCGAGTTATCCAGGTCATTATGGTCCGTCTTCAAAGAGTCACTTTCACTGCTTTACATCAATATCTTGGATTATCTGCAGAATTAGTTAATCAAGGACCacacaaaaagaaacaaagcccATTTTCAGGATCTCCAGTTAGATCAAGAACTAAAGAAACATTTTCTAcccaaaatatagaaaatcaATCCAATACAACTGCAACTGTCTCatcagaaaatgataaaaatgaagtGTTTCATCGCGACATTTCTACAAGTAGTCATCAAAGTGTACCTATAGTTATAAGTCGACG GCCAAAAACTAATCTTGATtggaaaaatcaaaatttaagtCCACAATCAGGTCAGAATACAGCAGATATGGTACCAGAATGTGATTCTCATTGGGCAAATTCTTCGCCTATAACTTCACAACAAGTATCACAACCAGATGTAATACACACGGGAAATTCACATCCAAGCAAAAAGAGGTCTACTACTACTGAACCAATACAACAACAACTCGATGAAGCACAGCTTGTGCAAATGGCTACGGAAGCATTTGTTCGGGAACTTGGCTTAGAAGATGATTCAATACTCAAAGATGGCAAAGTTCAAATCAGAGAAGTACCAGCTGGAACATACTTAATGAAGGAAGAATCTCATAAG GATGTTGCGCTTGTTTATGTTGTATCTGGTTCGTTAATAATCAGTCAACGCGTTTCAGAAGGTAGAGATATAGGTCAAGAAGTTCATATGTTTAGCGCTCATCAAGGCGAGATTGTTGGTGGTCTAGCTGTATTGACTGGAGAACCTTCTTTTTATACCATTAGAGCAAAGCATTCTAGTCGCATAGCACTTCTTAGTAAACCAACATTTTTCGCTATTATGCGAGAACAACCAACTGTTGTATTACATGTTGCTCATTCAGTTGTTCGAAGACTTAGTCCCTTCGTAAGACAG GTTGATTTTGCACTTGATTGGCTATTTCTTGAAAGTGGAAGAGCAGTGTATCGACAAGGAGATGAATCAGATTCAACATTTATTGTGTTAAGTGGTCGACTTCGGTCGGTAATCACATATATGAATGGGAAAAAAGAACTCGTTGCAGAATATGGAAAAGGCGATCTTGTTGGTATTGTAGAAATGGTTACACAAACACCACGATCAACAACAGTAATGGCAGTACGAGATTCTGAATTAGCAAAACTTCCGGAGGGactatttaatgttataaaactTCGTTATCCAATAGTAGTTACAAGACTTATAAATTTACTTGGACATCGTATACTTGGCACCTGGCAACAAGCGCACACAAAGAATGGCAGTAGTGATACAca aCGGGCCGCTGCAACAGTTGATGCAAGACCAGCTCAAGTAAATTTCTCAACTGTTGCAATAGTCCCGGTATCCGACGATGTCCCATTAACAGCATTTACGTATGAACTTTATCACTCGTTATGTGCAATTGGGCCATGTTTACGCCTTACATCTGATGTGGTTCGAAAA ACATTAGGTAGCACCATAATGGAACCTGCAAATGAATACCGTCTAACATCATGGCTTGCGCAGCAAGAGGATCAACACCGAATTTCTTTATACCAATGCGATCCAACGTACACATTGTGGACCCAACGATGTGTTCGACAAGCCGACTGTATTCTCATTGTAGGTTTAGGAGATAAACCTCCATCCATAGGCAGAACTGAACGTGAAGTCGAACGTTTAGTAATGAGAACGCAAAAAGAATTGGTACTTTTGCATAAAGAACAAAGTGGACAACGACCTACCAATACAGTGCAGTGGTTGAATATGAGATCTTGGGTTTCTAGTCATCATCACATTCAATGTCCTAAACGAATGTTTACAAGAAGATCTCAGTATAGAATT AATGAGCTGTATTCCAAAGTTCTGATGTCCGAGCCAAACATACATAGTGATTTCAGTAGGCTTGCTCGCTGGTTAACTGGAACTTCCGTTGGGCTTGTACTTGGAGGTGGAGGTGCTAGAGGTGCAGCCCATGTAGGGATGCTTAAAGCAGTTATCGAAGCCGGTATACCTATAGACATGGTTGGTGGAGTTAGTATTGGAGCGTTTATGGGTGCTTTATGGTGtatggaaaaaaatataacaacaaCGACCCAGAAAGCTCGTGAATGGTCTAAG AAAATGACACAATGGTGGAGACAAATAATGGATTTAACATATCCAGTAACATCCATGTTTTCTGGAAAGGACTTCAATAGCACAATTCAAACAACATTTGGTGATACGTACATAGAAGATTTATGGTTACCATATTTTACAATAACCACAGACATCACTGATTCTTGTATGCGCACTCATACACACG GATCGCTGTGGCGGTACATTCGGGCTTCGATGTCTTTGTCTGGTTATATGCCACCCATGTGTGACCCAGTTGACGGCCATCTCCTGCTCGACGGCGGGTACGTCAATAACCTTCCAG CTGACGAAATGTTGAGACAAGGAGCACATCATATTTTGGCCATTGACGTTGGATCACAAGATGATACGGATTTAACAAATTATGGAGATTCTTTATCCGGTTGGTGGTTATTGTGGAAACGATGGAATCCTTTCGCAACGCCTGTCAAAGTTCCGAATTTGCCCGACATACAATCGAGATTAGCATACGTGAGTTGTGTACGGCAATTGGAGGAAGTTAAAAACTCAGATTATTGCGAATATATTAGGCCAccaatagataaatataaaactcTTCAATTCGCTAATTTTGATGAGATTAAAGATGTCGGATATCAACATG GAAAAACTTATTTTGAAGTACAATTGAAAGCTGGGGTTTTACCACGTTTTAATGCAGATAGAGAAAATGCCCGTGCATTACGAGCAAAACACCAAGCGGCAAACCAGCAAACAGTATCTTCTTATACCTTCACAGACTTAGCTCAAATGGTGTGTAAAGTCTCCAGAGGAAGTATATATGTAGATTTGGAAATTGATTCTGATACCGATGAATTAGAGGAATACGAGGCAGATCTAGAAGAAGATGCACAAGAAGTAGGATATGCCTCTGAACCCACTGCTGGTATTCTAGATCAG AGTCCTGACGAAAATCGTCTGCGACGAAGAACTGGCGTTTCCTTAAGTTTGTCTGACACGGAAGCAGAATCAGAATTAGATTATCATACCAAAATATTTTAA